In the genome of Pseudarthrobacter sp. IC2-21, one region contains:
- a CDS encoding VOC family protein yields the protein MGLKIQMVVDSKNPHELADWWAETLGWAVEPQDEAFIRSMISQGYATEEETLIHRGKLVWRTGQAIRPVEELEAKAPAHRVLFQAVPEGKTVKNRVHWDVRLDGLDKDEVRKQLEARGATFLWSAHEGPHGWHTMADPEGNEFCIS from the coding sequence ATGGGACTGAAGATCCAGATGGTGGTGGACAGTAAGAACCCGCACGAGCTCGCCGACTGGTGGGCGGAAACCCTGGGCTGGGCCGTGGAGCCGCAGGATGAGGCCTTCATCCGCTCCATGATCAGCCAGGGCTACGCCACGGAGGAGGAAACCCTCATCCACCGCGGCAAACTTGTGTGGCGAACAGGGCAGGCCATCCGCCCGGTGGAGGAACTCGAGGCAAAGGCACCCGCCCACCGGGTCCTGTTCCAGGCGGTCCCAGAAGGAAAGACCGTCAAGAACCGTGTCCATTGGGATGTCCGCCTGGACGGCCTGGACAAGGATGAGGTCCGGAAGCAACTGGAAGCCCGCGGGGCCACCTTCCTCTGGTCCGCCCACGAAGGCCCGCACGGATGGCACACCATGGCCGATCCCGAAGGCAACGAGTTCTGCATCAGCTGA
- a CDS encoding SGNH/GDSL hydrolase family protein has protein sequence MATTTVRRRRAALAADLATLTMVLGFAAGPAEAAPPPKADYVALGDSYSAGTGAGPFSPTSNCVQTKGGYVDIVGNTGRVNFLAKKACHGALLTDEGDVSPIPTVLEQIGDSSAALSAAKFVSITAGANDVDFSSVFVACANPLSDCSAAIANAEGKFAGLASKLMVTYQALRMAAPTAKIVVLGYPHLFDAAVGVPGIDQVALGSITSATDALNSVIAYSATSAGAQFVDMTGRFAGHEANSSDPWIVFNGNFVDPTNLHPNKAGHSLGYASALMEAAKPAQLARQ, from the coding sequence ATGGCAACAACAACAGTACGACGGCGGCGCGCGGCTCTTGCAGCCGACCTCGCCACCCTGACCATGGTTCTGGGATTTGCAGCAGGCCCTGCCGAGGCAGCGCCGCCGCCTAAGGCCGACTATGTTGCGCTGGGAGATTCCTACTCAGCAGGGACAGGCGCCGGGCCGTTCTCACCGACATCGAATTGCGTCCAAACCAAAGGCGGCTACGTTGACATTGTCGGCAACACGGGCCGCGTGAACTTCCTGGCAAAAAAAGCCTGCCACGGGGCACTATTGACGGACGAAGGTGATGTCTCACCCATTCCTACCGTCCTTGAGCAGATTGGTGACAGCAGCGCCGCCCTCTCCGCAGCCAAATTTGTCAGCATCACCGCGGGAGCCAATGATGTGGACTTCAGTTCAGTATTCGTTGCCTGCGCCAATCCGTTGTCGGATTGCAGCGCCGCGATAGCAAATGCCGAAGGTAAATTCGCCGGGCTTGCTTCGAAGCTTATGGTCACCTATCAGGCTCTCCGCATGGCAGCGCCAACCGCGAAGATCGTTGTCCTCGGATATCCCCACCTCTTCGATGCCGCCGTGGGTGTCCCTGGTATTGACCAGGTAGCCCTGGGATCGATAACTTCGGCCACCGACGCTTTGAACTCCGTCATTGCATACTCCGCCACAAGTGCCGGTGCTCAATTTGTTGATATGACGGGCAGGTTCGCCGGTCACGAAGCCAACTCCAGTGATCCATGGATCGTTTTCAACGGGAACTTCGTAGATCCCACGAACCTGCACCCGAATAAGGCCGGGCATTCCTTAGGCTATGCTTCAGCGCTTATGGAAGCGGCCAAGCCGGCCCAGCTAGCCCGCCAATAG
- a CDS encoding 1,4-dihydroxy-2-naphthoyl-CoA synthase: MSNQIPAKVSDVFDPTRWRTVSGFDDFQDMTYHRQVERSADGTVAKDLPTVRIAFNRPEVRNAFRPGTVDELYRAMDHARMTPDVATVLLTGNGPSPKDGGHSFCSGGDQRIRGRDGYRYADGETQETIDPARAGRLHILEVQRLMRTMPKVVIAVVNGWAAGGGHSLHVVSDLTIASRQHGKFKQTDATVGSFDAGYGSALLARQIGQKAAREIFFLAREYSAEDMVRMGAVNEAVDHERLEDVALEYAADIARQSPQAIRMLKFAFNLADDGLAGQQVFAGEATRLAYMTDEAVEGKEAFLEKRDPDWSRFPHYF; this comes from the coding sequence GTGAGCAACCAAATTCCCGCCAAGGTGTCCGACGTCTTTGACCCCACCCGCTGGCGCACCGTCTCCGGTTTCGATGACTTCCAGGACATGACGTACCACCGGCAGGTGGAGCGCTCCGCTGACGGCACCGTGGCCAAGGATCTGCCCACCGTCCGGATTGCCTTCAACCGCCCCGAAGTCCGGAACGCGTTCCGCCCCGGCACGGTGGACGAGCTCTACCGCGCGATGGATCATGCCCGTATGACGCCGGACGTGGCCACCGTCCTGCTCACCGGCAACGGGCCCTCCCCCAAGGACGGCGGCCACTCCTTCTGCTCAGGCGGTGACCAGCGGATCCGTGGACGCGACGGGTACCGCTATGCGGACGGCGAGACCCAGGAAACCATTGACCCCGCCCGCGCCGGCCGCCTCCACATCCTGGAAGTCCAGCGGCTGATGCGCACCATGCCCAAGGTGGTCATCGCCGTCGTGAACGGCTGGGCCGCCGGCGGCGGGCACTCCCTGCACGTGGTCTCGGACCTCACCATCGCCTCCCGTCAGCACGGCAAGTTCAAGCAGACGGACGCCACGGTGGGAAGTTTCGACGCCGGCTACGGGTCCGCGCTGCTGGCGCGCCAGATCGGCCAGAAGGCGGCCCGGGAAATCTTCTTCCTGGCCCGCGAATACTCAGCCGAGGACATGGTCCGCATGGGCGCCGTAAACGAGGCCGTGGACCACGAGCGGCTCGAGGACGTGGCCCTGGAATACGCCGCGGACATCGCCCGCCAGTCACCCCAGGCCATCCGTATGCTCAAGTTCGCCTTCAACCTCGCCGACGACGGCCTGGCCGGCCAGCAGGTCTTCGCCGGCGAAGCCACCCGGCTGGCGTACATGACGGACGAGGCCGTGGAGGGGAAGGAAGCCTTCCTGGAGAAACGCGACCCGGACTGGTCCCGCTTCCCGCATTACTTCTAA
- a CDS encoding CsbD family protein produces MGLGDKISNEAENMGGKAKEAAGNATDNDRLKAEGQADQVKADAKKVGEDVKDTFKKD; encoded by the coding sequence ATGGGCCTCGGAGACAAGATCAGTAACGAAGCGGAAAACATGGGCGGCAAGGCCAAGGAAGCGGCCGGAAACGCCACCGACAATGACCGTCTGAAGGCCGAAGGCCAGGCGGACCAGGTCAAGGCTGACGCAAAGAAGGTCGGCGAAGACGTCAAGGACACCTTCAAAAAGGACTAG
- a CDS encoding DUF6480 family protein, which produces MTGPNPDPQDDKITGLEPGGGVPPGETPPGEGSVAGTHEPVVRGSGKAMQIFWISAIAAGVLLFLLFFIGYIVGFFD; this is translated from the coding sequence GTGACTGGACCTAACCCCGATCCGCAGGACGACAAGATCACGGGCCTGGAACCCGGCGGCGGCGTTCCGCCCGGTGAAACACCGCCGGGCGAAGGCTCGGTGGCGGGCACGCACGAACCCGTGGTGAGGGGCTCGGGAAAGGCAATGCAGATCTTTTGGATCTCGGCCATCGCCGCGGGCGTGCTGCTGTTCCTGCTCTTCTTCATCGGCTACATCGTGGGCTTCTTCGACTGA
- a CDS encoding CPBP family intramembrane glutamic endopeptidase has protein sequence MTTTHRRPPAPQPELYRFSPLDFGTIGLYVAVAGLFAVAGELLAPLLRQLAPSPAAASYGVNLLFYGSVGILAVIAARRVIARDLRVLATRPWFTLMMVPAAVIAMMILTALVVAAAGGVQTSANQAGLQDLMQQVPAWLMVPVVVIVGPFVEEYMFRHLLIGKLSRRVNIWVCCALSVVLFAALHIVGQEAITLPALLPYLAMGATLVFVYVWTGKNLMFSYFVHAAKNLLAVIFIYAIPPELFEQLQQAQP, from the coding sequence ATGACAACCACACACCGGCGTCCACCCGCTCCACAGCCTGAGCTGTACCGGTTTTCACCCCTGGATTTCGGCACCATCGGCCTGTATGTGGCCGTGGCCGGACTGTTCGCTGTCGCCGGTGAACTGCTCGCCCCGCTCCTGCGCCAGCTGGCTCCCAGCCCGGCGGCTGCGTCCTACGGGGTGAACCTGCTCTTCTACGGATCGGTGGGGATCCTGGCGGTGATTGCCGCCCGGCGGGTCATCGCCAGGGACCTGCGGGTGCTGGCCACCCGGCCGTGGTTCACCCTCATGATGGTTCCCGCGGCCGTCATTGCCATGATGATTCTGACGGCGCTGGTGGTGGCGGCGGCCGGCGGGGTGCAGACCTCCGCGAACCAGGCCGGGCTGCAGGACCTGATGCAGCAGGTCCCGGCCTGGCTGATGGTGCCGGTGGTGGTGATCGTGGGCCCGTTCGTGGAGGAATACATGTTCCGGCACCTGCTGATCGGCAAGCTCAGCCGCCGGGTCAACATCTGGGTGTGCTGCGCGCTGTCCGTGGTGCTGTTCGCCGCCCTGCACATTGTGGGCCAGGAAGCCATCACGCTGCCGGCGCTGCTGCCCTATCTGGCCATGGGCGCCACCCTGGTGTTTGTGTATGTGTGGACCGGGAAAAACCTGATGTTCTCCTACTTTGTGCACGCGGCGAAGAACCTCCTCGCAGTCATTTTTATCTATGCCATCCCCCCGGAGCTCTTCGAGCAGCTCCAGCAGGCCCAGCCCTAA
- a CDS encoding pentapeptide repeat-containing protein, whose product MASKLPKIVGPRLTEVRLEDLTEDAAPDFRRGEKYDGVQFSRVAADGLELSGTDFAECEFQGVSFNDTQLRGAGFRDCILSELYAPVFRAARSTWRDVHLNNPRLGSAELYESGLQSVRIDGGKLDFLNLRGSKLTDVLITDCIINELDLGSAAATRVVLKNCTLGTLDLTGARLKDFDVRGTDFRTISGLGSLAGLVIDDYQLTLLAPLLAGHLGIRVV is encoded by the coding sequence ATGGCGTCCAAACTGCCCAAAATCGTGGGTCCCCGCCTCACGGAAGTCCGGCTGGAGGACCTGACCGAGGACGCCGCCCCGGATTTCCGCCGGGGTGAGAAGTACGACGGCGTCCAGTTCAGCCGGGTGGCTGCCGACGGGCTCGAACTGAGCGGCACCGATTTTGCCGAGTGTGAGTTCCAGGGCGTCTCGTTCAACGACACCCAGCTCCGCGGGGCAGGCTTCCGTGACTGCATCCTGTCCGAGCTGTATGCGCCGGTGTTCAGGGCCGCCCGTTCCACGTGGCGTGACGTGCATCTGAACAACCCGCGGCTTGGATCCGCTGAACTCTATGAGAGCGGCTTGCAGTCCGTGCGGATCGACGGCGGCAAGCTGGACTTCCTCAACCTGCGGGGATCCAAGCTGACGGACGTCCTGATCACCGATTGCATCATCAACGAACTGGATCTGGGGTCCGCCGCGGCAACTCGGGTGGTGCTGAAGAACTGCACCCTTGGGACGCTTGATCTCACCGGGGCACGGTTGAAGGACTTTGATGTCCGCGGCACCGATTTCCGGACCATCAGCGGCCTGGGGAGCCTGGCCGGCCTGGTGATCGATGACTACCAGCTGACACTGCTGGCCCCGCTCCTGGCCGGGCATCTGGGTATCCGGGTGGTGTAG
- a CDS encoding ABC-F family ATP-binding cassette domain-containing protein, translated as MTEHLNLSAVSHGYGDRLLLDGISLVITAGEHVAIVGENGAGKSTLLRILAGLETPEKGTASSHGRVGYLAQTHGLPESFTVGAAIDASLASLRAIEAELDRLEAGLADAEDEELETYGRLQTEYQLREGYAAESRVEAALDRLGLGGLDRNRLLGSLSGGEQERVALACVLADPADILLLDEPTNHLDSRGTAWLEDRLAAHRGTVVVVSHDRVLLRKVAGTIIEVDAERRAVTRYGNGYDGYLREKAAERERWVQQYHQWMDAMEAEQRQADTVAGKMGYARKRDGDKMGFDFKAGTWQKAATSKVRNAQERLRRLEASPVDRPPVPLRLNADLAVEPAEPAASTGLIEPAAALSVRAVSVPGRLQPTDLEAWTGDKILITGPNGAGKSTLLSVLAGALEPAHGTVIRPGRIGYLQQELELPERPSLRLLPAFAAGLGGNIDEHAEALLRLGLFRTSEFHVPVGSLSAGQQRRLALARLLLGGFSTLLVDEPTNHLAPVLVEQLEEALADFSGTLVMVSHDRALRDWFARNAKKSEKSRTGEAGRWIRYSMDGGLLARA; from the coding sequence GTGACTGAACACCTCAATCTTTCGGCCGTTTCCCACGGGTACGGCGACCGGCTGCTGCTGGACGGCATCAGCCTGGTCATCACTGCGGGCGAGCACGTGGCAATCGTGGGTGAAAACGGGGCCGGGAAATCCACCCTGCTGCGGATCCTGGCAGGTCTTGAGACTCCCGAGAAAGGCACCGCCAGCAGCCACGGCCGGGTGGGCTACCTTGCCCAGACCCACGGACTGCCGGAATCCTTCACTGTCGGGGCCGCCATCGACGCGTCCCTGGCCTCACTCCGGGCGATCGAGGCGGAGCTGGACCGGCTCGAGGCCGGCCTGGCCGACGCCGAGGACGAGGAACTCGAGACCTACGGCCGGCTGCAGACCGAGTACCAGCTGCGCGAAGGCTATGCCGCCGAATCCAGGGTGGAAGCGGCGCTGGACCGGCTGGGACTGGGCGGCCTGGACCGAAACCGGCTCCTCGGCTCGCTCTCCGGCGGTGAACAGGAACGCGTGGCGCTGGCCTGCGTCCTGGCCGACCCCGCGGACATCCTGCTCCTGGACGAACCCACCAACCACCTGGACTCCCGCGGCACGGCATGGCTGGAGGACCGGCTGGCGGCGCACCGCGGCACCGTGGTGGTGGTCTCCCACGACCGTGTGCTGCTCAGGAAGGTAGCCGGAACCATTATCGAAGTGGACGCTGAGCGCCGTGCCGTCACCCGCTACGGCAACGGCTATGACGGGTACCTTCGGGAGAAGGCTGCAGAACGCGAGCGCTGGGTCCAGCAATACCACCAGTGGATGGATGCCATGGAGGCTGAACAGCGGCAGGCGGACACCGTGGCCGGGAAGATGGGGTACGCCCGCAAACGCGACGGCGACAAAATGGGTTTCGACTTCAAAGCCGGCACCTGGCAGAAGGCGGCCACCAGCAAGGTCCGCAACGCCCAGGAGCGGCTCCGCCGGCTTGAGGCCAGCCCGGTGGACCGGCCCCCGGTGCCGCTGCGCCTGAACGCGGACCTGGCCGTGGAGCCCGCGGAGCCGGCTGCCTCCACCGGCCTGATTGAGCCTGCGGCGGCCCTCTCCGTCCGCGCGGTGAGTGTGCCCGGCCGCCTGCAGCCGACGGATCTTGAAGCCTGGACAGGAGACAAGATCCTCATCACCGGGCCCAACGGCGCCGGCAAGTCAACGCTGCTGTCGGTGCTGGCCGGCGCCCTGGAGCCCGCTCACGGGACCGTGATCCGCCCCGGGCGGATCGGCTACCTGCAACAGGAACTTGAACTGCCCGAGCGGCCCTCCCTCCGGCTGCTGCCGGCCTTCGCGGCGGGGCTGGGCGGCAACATCGACGAACACGCAGAGGCCCTCCTCCGCCTGGGCCTGTTCCGGACCAGCGAGTTCCACGTGCCTGTGGGCAGCCTGTCCGCGGGCCAGCAGCGCAGGCTCGCCCTCGCCCGCCTGCTGCTGGGCGGCTTCAGCACCCTGCTGGTGGACGAGCCCACCAACCATCTGGCGCCCGTGCTGGTGGAGCAACTCGAGGAAGCGCTCGCGGACTTCTCCGGGACCCTGGTGATGGTCAGCCACGACCGTGCCCTCCGCGACTGGTTTGCCCGGAATGCGAAGAAGAGCGAAAAATCCCGGACCGGCGAGGCCGGCCGGTGGATCCGGTACTCGATGGACGGCGGCCTGCTGGCCCGGGCCTGA
- a CDS encoding tyrosine-protein phosphatase produces MEKRGDPVGWDGAVNAWRVAGGVYRMGRREWLTEAGWQQAYDDGVRTVVDLRHPREALRRDTDPVIADHAFAGMNIVIAPTEEPDDPRFTAVCGPYLNDPAHYLHNVRLYPQKIVAVFRAVAAAAAGAVVIHCAAGRDRSGLVAAMIQDLAGHPDQRIADGYAQAARGINERYRTHGPPHARERYLPDADLAPLLEERGRAVVTFVRELDSRAFLLQNGLSPQEIGSIERLAAGQVPL; encoded by the coding sequence GTGGAGAAACGAGGGGATCCCGTGGGCTGGGACGGGGCGGTTAATGCCTGGCGCGTTGCCGGCGGCGTCTACCGCATGGGCCGGCGCGAGTGGCTCACCGAAGCCGGGTGGCAGCAGGCGTACGACGACGGCGTCCGCACCGTGGTGGATCTGCGTCACCCCCGCGAGGCGCTGCGCCGGGACACGGACCCGGTGATTGCCGATCACGCGTTTGCCGGCATGAACATTGTCATCGCCCCCACTGAAGAACCCGATGATCCTCGGTTCACCGCCGTCTGTGGGCCCTACCTCAACGATCCGGCCCACTACCTGCATAATGTCAGGCTCTACCCGCAGAAAATTGTTGCCGTTTTCCGTGCCGTGGCTGCTGCCGCGGCAGGAGCGGTGGTCATTCACTGCGCGGCCGGGCGGGACCGCAGCGGTCTGGTGGCGGCCATGATCCAGGATCTTGCCGGCCACCCCGACCAGCGCATCGCCGACGGGTACGCGCAGGCCGCCCGCGGAATCAACGAGCGCTACCGCACGCACGGTCCGCCGCACGCGCGCGAACGCTACTTGCCCGACGCCGATCTGGCGCCGCTGCTGGAAGAGCGCGGCCGGGCCGTGGTGACGTTCGTCCGCGAACTGGACAGCCGGGCATTCCTGCTGCAGAACGGGCTGTCCCCGCAAGAAATCGGTTCCATTGAGCGCCTCGCCGCCGGGCAGGTACCCTTGTGA
- a CDS encoding amino acid permease, with amino-acid sequence MPQSTPTELKSQTAAPTAVDSSLSAEGYKKTLGRRHVTMIAMGGAIGVGLFMGAGGRLASTGPALIFSYAIAGVIAYLLMRALGELIMYRQTSGSFVSYAGEMFGKKGAFLSGWMYFINWAMTGIAELIAIGLYFQFFFPNVPVELSAIAALVLLVAVNLLSVKAFGEFEFWASCLKVAAIVTFLAVGTFMVVTNAKVGAGHASVNNLFHDDGGMFPKGALVMILVLNAVIFAYNAIELVGITAGEMENPEREVPKAIRAVVIRIVVFYVGSVSLLAMLLPSDQYHAGTSPFVTVFGQMGLAWMGDVMNMIVITAALSSCNTGLYSIGRIFRTMANNGHAPQWLTKMSSRHVPYAAILAIAAVYLVGILLNIWLGGSHAFDLALNSASIGVIFTWGSIFASQIALRKKKGKVSSLPMPGSPWTSWAGLVALLAITVLIGFDTMTSETGEVFMLGLWTLATIPFFALVLWLGWQKVKHNEPKSELFS; translated from the coding sequence GTGCCTCAAAGTACCCCCACAGAACTTAAGAGCCAGACGGCCGCACCCACCGCCGTCGACTCTTCCCTCAGCGCCGAGGGCTACAAAAAGACCCTGGGCCGGCGCCACGTCACCATGATCGCGATGGGCGGCGCAATCGGCGTCGGCCTCTTTATGGGCGCCGGCGGACGCCTTGCCTCCACCGGTCCCGCGCTGATCTTCTCCTACGCCATCGCCGGCGTGATCGCCTACCTGCTCATGCGTGCACTCGGCGAGCTCATCATGTACCGCCAGACCTCCGGCTCGTTCGTCAGCTACGCCGGGGAAATGTTCGGCAAAAAGGGCGCCTTCCTGTCCGGCTGGATGTACTTCATCAACTGGGCCATGACCGGCATTGCCGAACTGATCGCGATCGGCCTGTACTTCCAGTTCTTCTTCCCCAACGTCCCCGTGGAGTTGTCCGCCATCGCCGCGCTGGTGCTGCTGGTGGCCGTGAACCTGCTCAGCGTCAAAGCGTTCGGCGAGTTTGAATTCTGGGCGTCCTGCCTGAAGGTGGCGGCGATCGTCACTTTCCTCGCCGTGGGCACGTTCATGGTGGTCACCAACGCCAAGGTGGGCGCCGGCCACGCCTCGGTGAACAACCTCTTCCACGACGACGGCGGCATGTTCCCCAAGGGCGCCCTGGTCATGATCCTGGTGCTCAACGCCGTTATTTTCGCCTACAACGCGATCGAACTGGTGGGCATCACCGCCGGTGAAATGGAGAACCCCGAACGTGAGGTCCCCAAGGCCATCCGCGCCGTGGTGATCCGCATTGTGGTGTTCTACGTAGGTTCCGTCTCGCTGCTGGCCATGCTCCTGCCCTCGGACCAGTACCACGCAGGGACCTCACCGTTCGTGACCGTGTTCGGCCAGATGGGCCTGGCCTGGATGGGTGACGTGATGAACATGATCGTCATTACCGCGGCGCTGTCCTCCTGCAACACCGGCCTGTACTCCATTGGCCGGATCTTCCGCACCATGGCCAACAACGGGCACGCGCCGCAGTGGCTGACCAAAATGTCCTCACGGCACGTGCCCTACGCCGCGATCCTGGCCATCGCCGCCGTGTACCTCGTGGGCATCCTGCTGAACATTTGGCTGGGCGGCTCCCACGCGTTCGACCTGGCCCTGAACTCGGCCTCCATCGGCGTGATCTTCACCTGGGGATCGATTTTTGCGAGCCAGATCGCGCTGCGGAAGAAGAAGGGCAAAGTATCCTCCCTGCCCATGCCCGGCTCGCCCTGGACCAGCTGGGCGGGGCTCGTGGCGCTGCTCGCCATCACGGTGCTGATCGGTTTCGACACGATGACCAGTGAAACCGGCGAGGTCTTCATGCTGGGCCTGTGGACCCTGGCCACCATCCCCTTCTTCGCCCTGGTCCTCTGGCTGGGCTGGCAGAAGGTCAAGCACAACGAGCCAAAGAGCGAGCTCTTCAGCTAG
- a CDS encoding Nramp family divalent metal transporter: MAIPTLQVRRAAGRRWSRLLLMGPAFVAAIAYVDPGNVAANLTAGASYGYLLVWVLVVANAMAVLVQYQSAKLGLATGMSLPEIMGRRLGKRRRRLYWAQAEVVAGATDMAEVIGGAVALNLLFGLPLLAGGIIIGLASMLLLALQSSRGQKSFEYAILVLLGVIAIGFVSGLFVNPPDAGSALNGLIPRFEGTDTVLLAASMLGATVMPHAIYLHSALARDRHGFSEDPAVRTRLIRATRFDVAGALLLAGIVNIAMLLLAASSLRGIEGTDTIAGAHAAVTSALGPVIGVVFAIGLLASGLASTSVGCYAGATIMGGLLRVRVPLLTRRVITLLPALVVLGAGIEPTLALVLSQVLLSFGIPFALIPLIRLTGKRDVMGIHADSLPLKMAGWTSAALIVVLNCVLITLTIAGQT, encoded by the coding sequence ATGGCTATACCCACTCTTCAGGTACGGCGCGCTGCAGGGCGTCGATGGTCGCGCCTGCTCCTGATGGGGCCGGCGTTTGTCGCCGCCATTGCCTACGTGGACCCGGGGAACGTCGCCGCCAACCTGACGGCGGGTGCCAGCTACGGCTACTTGCTGGTCTGGGTCCTGGTGGTGGCGAACGCCATGGCGGTCCTGGTCCAGTACCAGTCGGCCAAACTGGGCCTGGCCACGGGCATGAGCCTCCCCGAGATCATGGGCAGGCGCCTGGGGAAGCGCCGGCGCCGCCTGTACTGGGCCCAGGCCGAGGTTGTGGCGGGGGCGACGGACATGGCGGAAGTCATTGGCGGTGCCGTGGCGCTGAACCTGCTCTTCGGGCTGCCGCTGTTGGCCGGTGGCATCATCATCGGCCTGGCATCGATGCTGCTGCTGGCACTGCAGTCCTCACGCGGTCAGAAGTCGTTTGAGTACGCGATCCTGGTCCTGCTGGGAGTGATCGCCATCGGCTTTGTCTCGGGGCTGTTTGTGAATCCGCCCGACGCCGGAAGCGCGTTGAACGGCCTAATCCCCCGGTTTGAAGGAACGGACACTGTCCTGCTCGCCGCCAGCATGCTCGGGGCAACCGTGATGCCGCATGCCATCTACCTGCATTCGGCGCTGGCCCGGGACAGGCACGGCTTCTCCGAGGATCCTGCCGTCCGGACCCGGCTCATCAGGGCTACCCGCTTCGACGTCGCCGGGGCCCTGCTGCTCGCCGGGATAGTCAATATCGCCATGCTCCTGCTGGCAGCCTCAAGCCTGCGCGGCATTGAAGGCACGGACACGATTGCCGGCGCCCACGCCGCCGTCACCTCGGCGCTGGGCCCGGTGATCGGGGTGGTGTTCGCAATCGGGCTGCTGGCCTCGGGCCTGGCCTCAACCTCGGTGGGCTGCTACGCCGGCGCCACCATCATGGGCGGCCTGCTGAGGGTCCGGGTTCCCCTGCTGACCCGGAGGGTGATCACCCTGCTGCCGGCCTTGGTGGTCCTCGGCGCCGGGATCGAGCCCACCCTGGCCCTGGTGCTGAGCCAGGTCCTGCTCAGCTTCGGCATCCCCTTCGCCCTCATCCCGCTCATCCGGCTCACCGGAAAACGGGACGTCATGGGCATCCATGCGGACAGCCTGCCGCTGAAGATGGCGGGCTGGACCAGTGCGGCGCTGATTGTTGTCCTGAACTGTGTCCTGATCACCCTCACCATCGCGGGTCAAACCTGA
- a CDS encoding dienelactone hydrolase family protein gives MTYVDLSAQSAAAGGSPALGGYLATPSGAGPFPAVLMIHEAFGLNDQIRAHADRLARAGYLTLAVDLFTDGGARRCLVSTMRSMMTGTGRVFTNLSTARAWLAASPLSTGKTGVIGFCMGGGFALLVARDGFDAASVNYGRLPRDLEGALRGACPIVANFGGKDKGLKGAAAKLETALDNLGIENSVKEFPTAGHSFLNETEEGPAVLRPLMRVMGVGPDPDSAPEAWQRIEDHFARYLSAPDAP, from the coding sequence ATGACGTACGTCGACCTCAGTGCCCAAAGTGCCGCTGCCGGAGGTTCGCCCGCACTGGGCGGCTATCTGGCCACCCCCTCGGGGGCGGGCCCGTTCCCTGCCGTCCTGATGATCCACGAAGCGTTCGGGCTCAATGACCAGATCCGCGCCCATGCGGACAGGCTGGCCCGGGCCGGATACCTGACGCTCGCGGTGGACCTGTTCACCGACGGCGGCGCCCGGCGCTGCCTGGTCAGCACCATGCGCAGCATGATGACGGGAACCGGCCGGGTCTTCACCAACCTTTCCACCGCCCGGGCCTGGCTGGCCGCGTCGCCGCTGTCCACGGGAAAAACCGGCGTGATCGGGTTCTGCATGGGCGGCGGGTTCGCCCTGCTGGTGGCGCGCGACGGCTTCGACGCGGCCTCGGTCAACTACGGACGCCTGCCCCGCGATCTGGAGGGTGCCCTTCGCGGGGCCTGCCCCATCGTGGCCAACTTCGGCGGGAAGGACAAGGGCCTCAAGGGCGCGGCCGCCAAGCTTGAAACGGCCTTGGACAACCTGGGCATTGAGAACAGCGTCAAGGAATTTCCCACCGCCGGCCATTCATTCCTCAACGAAACCGAGGAAGGGCCGGCGGTGCTCCGGCCGCTGATGCGCGTGATGGGCGTCGGACCGGACCCGGACTCGGCACCGGAGGCCTGGCAGCGGATCGAGGACCACTTCGCCCGCTACCTGTCCGCACCGGACGCTCCGTAA